DNA from Elaeis guineensis isolate ETL-2024a chromosome 2, EG11, whole genome shotgun sequence:
cctcgactgcggaaaggcttcgctcggactcctacgggagtcgggctccatcctcgaccccgattgctggtaaacttcgtccggactcctaagggagccggacttcacccctgactttgattgcaggtagacttcgcccgggctcctacgggagccggatctcatccccgacctcgactgcggaaatacttcgcccggactcctacgggagccgggctccatcctcgaccccgattgctggtaaacttcgtctggactcctacgggagccggacttcgcccttgactttaattgcaggtagacttcgcccagactcctacgggagccagacctcgtctccgactccggctacggaaagactccgcccggactcctacgagagccgaacttcacccccgactttgactgaaggaagactccatctggactcctgtgAAAGCCAGACTTCGGGCTCCTCTAGagcgggtagctaaccacctttccccgccagacactccagccgagcttcagctgacaggcctgcactccctggcgtggccgcagtaacggccacgactctgctccacttcctgcgacggatttcatgcggctccattactccctggccaaccgctatgatgcccacgatcctgctccacttcctgtgacggataccgcgcgattcttccatcctctggcaagtcgcgacaacggatgccgctccactccccatgacagacttcacgtggcatgtcccggtgatagccacgattccactccactactctccgcaacaaactcctcctaactctgggcggcccactacgctCCACTccccagacggttacagatatcgctatcagtctgttgccccctccgcctataaaaggggggaccccagatacgttattctctaagctctcattttttacctagaaattctgctaaaattttcgttcgagcactccattcttgttgaggcagagaactgacttgagcgtcgaagggtcttgccggagcaaccccacctccggtttagacttcttttgcaggtcccgacggcgaccgcgacccccacaacttcagcttctccggcgcagatggatttttgcaccaacaaatattaTTATGGTTCAAGACTCATGGATTGGATGGATTGATCTCCGTTCGCGTATATATGAGGTATTGTCTACTTCAACCTCCAATACGATAGCATGAGATCTTATGATTTTGTCTACCTTATACAGAAAAGAAGATCCTAtcctatataaatcaaaatttctcttaACTCATAACAAATATGTGACCAATGGTGCCTTCCTATCTACATCACAACATAGCCTTTCAGTCAGGACAAACTCTGGATAAAATTGTGGAAGGTGCATCGTAATCCGCTAGAGGCACGTCGGCCTTAGGATAGATGCCAATATTATGGTTAAAGGCTCATGGTTAGAGCGGGTCGGTCTCCACTTCTGCATATGTAAGATATTGTCCACTTCAATCTCTGATATTATGACACAATGTCTCataattttgtcctttaaaagatacCTCACATGAGAGAAAATATTCCATTTCATATAAGATAGAGTTTTTTTGACTTACCAttaatgtgggactaatgatgccTCCTCCCTACATTACAACatatatggatatagatagacaactatccgagccgtatccgaatatccaaatttacatataatcttatataattttatatagtacttattaattttttaaaaaaatatatcatcatataaatatattattaatttaatttattatctatttagtaatatctttaattttacagtcataaaatttaattatttaaataatatctataattatatttatttttttaatatctaaattatatttatatctatatttatttaaaataaatatgaatataaatttttacattcaaataatatttatattcgtGTTTGTTAggcaaaataaatatggatataaatacgtCGATATCCAATTTATATCTGATTTGATTTCAatcctaataataataataataatattattattattattatcatatatatatatatatatatatatatatatatatatatatatatatatatatatatatatatatatatatatatatatatatatatatatatatatatacacacacacacacacacacacacacacaatacaCCATACTTGCTCGCCATATCAAAATTCAAAGAATCGACGGACTTACGTGGAAATCAACTGATTTTACAGTCTATTGTTTTAGTGCAAGTAACCAGGGATTGGTTGTTTAACTTGCCCGTTCACCAGAAAAAGATAAAAGCCATTGATGACCCCGAGTTCCTTTTAATCACCCTCCGTCCGGTGGCGTTTTTATCCGGATCAACGGTGGGATGTGAAAGATTCCCTTCCCCACCGCCTCCCTCAAAATTTCAAAATCCCGCCTGTTCTTTCCCCCGATTCCCCTGCAAGCGGCCTAAGCTCTTCTCCACCGCTTCCACCTCCTCACCGGCCAAGAACCACAACATGGTCCATCCCGCCCGATTGCCCCCAACCACCAGCCCCCTCCGCAACTCCCCCAGGTGATCAAAGAAAAATAATCTCCTTCCCTTCTTGTCCCAGTTTCTAAtctttccctcttttctttctttcttctttttttctttttaccccCTCAGGGCATCGCAGGAAAAATCCTCCCCCCGTTCCCTCGCCGATCCCATCCTCCCCTGGCTTCGGTGAGCCTCccatcttctcttctcctcttcccctCTCCCCAACCCTCTCCCGTTCTCCTCATTAATGCGTTTAACTCACTCGTCTCAGGTCCATCCGCAAGGCTTTCGATGATTTCAGAAGAGATCCCGATGGCAACGCCGCCGCTCATTTCAAGAATCTCGTGGAAGACTGCCTCAACAATTTCGCGGATGACGAGCGCTACCGCAACGACATCAGATTCCTCAAGATCTGGATCATCTATGTAAGCCCTCCTCCCATCTCCTCTCCCCTTTCTtggaaaccttttttttttttttgtcctgaGCTCTGCTTCTTCTGTTCGTTGGTGTGGTAGGGTGACACGATTCAAGATTTCAAAAGGGTCTTCGAGATGCTGGAGGTGAAAGGAATCTGCCAAGGCCACTCTCTGCTCTACGAGTCGTATGCGTTGTTTCATTGTCACAAAGGGAATTTGCTGGCGGCCCACGATGTTTGTCATCTCGGCCTCTCCAGGTTCACGTCTTCTTGCTTCTTTATCTGTTAATCAGATTTGTCTCTGGGTCGAGGGAATTGCATTTTGATATTGTGGCGACTAAAATTTTTGGTGATCAGGATTGCTGAACCGCTAGATAGGCTCAAGAAGATGCACAACTTGTTCTTGGGAATTAATCAGAATGCCAGAACCGATCCCAAGGTATGCAAATCTTAGCTTGCAATTATATCTCCTCTGTTTATGTCACTTATTTTTGTTTCACAATTTGGATGACATTTCGTTGGATGCTTAAGACACAATGTTTAAGGGTTGATTTATCATACAGGTTGAGTGAAATGTATATCGAGTTTATCTTTGGTTTTCCTGcttataaattaattttgattttcttcctttgaaAAAAAAACAGATGCTTCAAGTTTGCAAATGCCGTTCCTTCTTTTCCATAATATCTAGAATTTGTTACTCATTGATGCTAGTTTCTTATATTCTCACTCTGTAGATTGACGTGACCGGATTTTCAAGGCAGGAGCCGAATTATGTAGACCCATGGTCAGATTCTACCATAAGCAACCTCCTGAAAAAGATGGATTCAGACATCAAAAAGTATAATGTGAGATGCATTCAACATCATGAAAGTTTTTGTTTAAATTGTCCACTATCTATTTTCCTAGCTCATGTTAAACTTGTTCAGGGTTATTATCGGAGCAGTAAGGTCTATTCAGGGAAAGTATCCCTGACTTCTCTACAGAATTCTTCAAGAAATAAGATTGTTGAGCTAGGTATTATCTTTCCCTTATTTTTTGGTATATACTATTTAATTTTAGGTTTTCTTGCTTGTTTTCCCGTGTAGTAGAAAGAGAAATATACAAAAATTGTTGTGGGGGATCATGCGAACGACAATGACTTGCTTTCTACTCTTCCCAATTTGCCATTTCATGATCAGACGTACTGTCTTATTTGTTAACGGAAAATGTATGAAAATGACCATATTACCCTTGTAATTCTACACTGACATGATGaaccaaaattttattctttaaaacagTTCACTATGCATTTGTTTATCGGATGttaatgatcatttttttttaaattttttcttttgtcttgaAGCCTTATAATATTTATTCCAATTGTGTGATGTTTGAAGGTAACAGTAAATACCAGATTAGGGGCTGTTCAGGCCTGGGTGGATTTGCTAAAGTATATAAAGCTTTTATTGACAGCAATCCTGATGATGTAGTTGCACTAAAGGTTATTTTTGCTCTCATCTGCATTTTCTCTTGGAGTTGTcatgattttttcagaattatattttgcctGATTATTCTTTTTTGCAGATTCAAAAGCCTGCATTTCCTTGGGAATTCTACATGTATCGCCAACTTGATAGGCGCATctctgatgttgaggtttgagatTGCCTTTTAATTCTATCTGTACCACACAACTTATCGTTATTAAATGCTGCTTACACTTGAAAACGGTTCTGTCAGAGGCCATGCTTTGGATTTGCTCATAAAGTGCATAtcttttctgacttgagcgttCTAGTTTGTGACTACTTATCTCACGGAACCCTTCAGGTAACCACGTACTGAATATTGTTGGCCATTATGTTCTTAATTCTTAACTCTAGAACCCGGATTTCTTCTGATATGTccatttgtgattttttttttttttttttttttttttttgctgcttttaTCTGTCTTGGATACATATGATTATCAAATCTGTCTCACTTGGCAGCCTCGTGCAGGATGCTATCAATTCCCATCTGGTAATGCAGAAGGCTATGGAAGAAGTACTGTGCATTTATTACACGATAGAGTTGCTGCGTATGCTTGAAATTTTGCATAGTGTTGGCATAATTCATGGCGATTTCAAGCCAGATAATCTTCTTGTTCGGTACGCAAGGTAATACCTATTATTAGATGGATAATCTCTCTCTCACCCCCTCTCCCCCTCTATATACACATGCAACACGCACTCTCTTCCGTTTCAAAGGAAACATTTGTGTAACCCATGAAAGTAGTACAGTAGCAGCATTTTCAACTATGTTGCTTCACCTGTTTTAACCTACATGTGTTATCACAAATGAATGCATTGTAAATAGCAGATGTCAATGACAGTTTTTCCTCTTTTTATCTGACACTACACTCCTGCTTTGTGGTAGTGGCGTATGTTTCTGCAATAGCCAAATTAAGTCTTTGATAGGAGTTTCAATTGAAGCATGGATTATagtatattcttttcttttctcttttcatgaTAACTAGTCTCCTAGTTATTTGGAAGAGAAATTGTTGTTTGACTTTTCATCAAAAGCTTGAAATTTCATGCTAACCGATTGGTTCCTTCCAGAAAGtgaatgtttttttttcttttattacatTGTTATTAAAGTTTCcggaataatttaaaatgaatagtctcctcctccttttgtttttttttacttATCTCTAAAGCTTGAACTTTAATAATTTCTCCCTTGGAGTTTCATTGAGCGTCAAATTCTAACATCTTAGTTTGCCAACTTTGTAGCCATGGTTCCCTGCATGGAGCCTTTAGAACCACAAACTATTAACAATttgcttacttttttttttttgtcttatcACATGATTATATAACTGAACGAGAAGTTTGTCTATGTGCAATTGCTTGTTCTTTTGGTTCTTAATTTGCATGAAGCTTAACTATACCTACTTAGACATCATAAGCTATTTCTCTAAATGCTTGTAGCACCATCTGTGGAGAACCATGAATTCTCTTGTTTGAGGTCTTAAAAACAATTCCtacttgttgggatataccgaccgacgatcccgacggacgacccagaccccgaccgactccgaccgaTGATCCTGACGGACGACCTcgaccgactccgaccgacgaccccgacggacgactccgaccgacgactccaacggacgaccccgacggacgaccccgacggacgactccgaccgactggccgaccgatcgaccgaccggccgactgaccgaccgaccgaccgaccgactggccgaccgaccgactggccgaccgatcgatcgaccgaacgccatcaccggccgattaacggccctttaccgacggaggatatgtcggtcgggcagaccttttccactctcccgaccgactgaaccaggaAGTTTGATGGCCGattctcgcaacatgcccggctgaccatcggaggggcccgaatctccacccggcgccacacagctggccaccgacctagggtcggtcgactcctccgatcgccgtacagccgtcagagCCTGTCAGTcttgacaacggcatgcggcactgccgcctagggacattgtcccgccgagagcattgtcaaccctagtgatttgacagccccacggcgacatgacacttttacggcgactctgacagtctacagtgagttgacaattcctcaattgtccgcgccattaatgacggcgccataccgtgctccactatataaatcggggaaggcaacagtgcgaaGGATCCCTCTCCACTTCTCGACTTTGaatccacaggctcgctcctctctctctctctccctcgatcgagctctctgtcttcatttcactgttgcccagtcacctctctgacttgaccgtcggagggtccccaccggagccgtctccggtcagtgtggacttctcgtttttgcaggcgcacgttccccggcgatcagacgacgaggcgattgacggtaacagattggcgcgccaggtagggggcagcatgacaaagacaagagcccaacgatcgagggtcaccgggtcggcgaggcgctcttcccgccggaaagaggcctccccgccaccgtcggcggcggagcccagctctccacgccccgcagtgaccacggaggcgtagatcgcggccatcgtacggcagatgaccgtactgacgggcgcagtcaaaagcctccagcaacaaccggcggcccgtccgatgccttccaggagcagccgccgacgaccgcgccgatccccgtcacctccgtgcgagcgcccccaacagcgctcccgcggagaggaggggcggccgcggcgtGACGCCCATCGATCCCGACagcattctccctcccagctggaacgagcgaggaaggagaagcgaccgcgaacgtcgtccgcctctctctcggactcttccggagactccactcctggggtctcccagcaccgatggacagacgactacgaacgcaggttcgagaaaatcgaccgtcggctcgagcagctgcaggtggacgggcagaagtcttcaaacgacgtcgactttcagaccgcccaacctctctcccgactcatcctcgacgaaccgatccccagtcggttcaagatgccgcacgtggagtcttacgacggctccaccgacccaatcgaccatctggaaagctacaaagctctcatgacgatccagggggcaaccgacgctcttttttgcatcggctttcctgccacgctccgcaaggctgccagggcctggtactccgatcttcgatcggaaagtatccactccttcggacagcttgagcactcgttcgtggcccacttcagcatcagccggaagccgccgcgaacgtcggacagccttttctccctcaaacagggggagaatgagacgctccgacacttcgtggcacgattcaacacggccacgcttgaggtccgggacctcaatggaGACAtagccatctcggccatgaaacgggggctaaggacatcccggttcacctactccctggacaaaaccctccctCGAACATAcgtcgaactgctggagcgcgcgtacaaatacatgcgcgcggacgaaggagcttctgaccggcgcctgacttaaggcacgggctgaaaagaaaaatgaaagaaaggtcgggcccatgctgaacccagcagaccctccaccgatagacgggccttgccccgacgacggagtccgagactgacgcatcgcaggtatgactcctacacccctctccccgctccttgtgcgcagatcctgatagagatcgaaggagcggagaatctacgacgacctcggcctctgaaggcaaaaggctccgaccaacacggccgatcgtcgatcgccgaatcaacggctcgatcaccaatcgccgaaccgatggcctcggcctctgaaggcaaaaggccccaaccaacatgactcgatcatcgatcgtcaaaccaacggcctcggcctctgaaggcaaaaggccccgaccaacacggccgatcgtcgatcgtcgaatcaacggctcgatcaccgatcgtcgaaccgacggcctcggcctctgaaggcaaaaggtcccgaccaacatgactcgatcatcaatcgtcaaaccgacggcctcgacctctgaaggcaaaaggccccgaccaacacggtcgatcgtcgatcgccgaatcaacggctcgatcaccgatcgccgaaccgacggcctcagcctttgaaggcgaaaggccccgaccaacatggcttgattgccgatcgccgaatctatgactcCGTCGTCGGTCTGATCGACGAATCGCCGAACCAATTgctcaatctacgtctcgatcgtcgaggacatatcagattctacgacggagatcgaaggagcggaatatctacgacggcccccacctctgaaggcaaagggcttcgactaatgcggctggctaactcgccgacttagcttcgattaagaaaggcaaaacgccaagacgaccgcagtcgtattcgcgacataccgatctggtcacgaccgatcgaaggatattcggcttgccaccgtttatcatacatcccgacgcatacgtccgaccaagggccggacaatggatattcgacttgccatcgttatcctatccgaatacgtcggatgctactcgactatcagattctgcggaatgatcgtgtcgacgagcaacgttcg
Protein-coding regions in this window:
- the LOC105036845 gene encoding mitotic checkpoint serine/threonine-protein kinase BUB1, with protein sequence MVHPARLPPTTSPLRNSPRASQEKSSPRSLADPILPWLRSIRKAFDDFRRDPDGNAAAHFKNLVEDCLNNFADDERYRNDIRFLKIWIIYGDTIQDFKRVFEMLEVKGICQGHSLLYESYALFHCHKGNLLAAHDVCHLGLSRIAEPLDRLKKMHNLFLGINQNARTDPKIDVTGFSRQEPNYVDPWSDSTISNLLKKMDSDIKKYNGYYRSSKVYSGKVSLTSLQNSSRNKIVELGNSKYQIRGCSGLGGFAKVYKAFIDSNPDDVVALKIQKPAFPWEFYMYRQLDRRISDVERPCFGFAHKVHIFSDLSVLVCDYLSHGTLQDAINSHLVMQKAMEEVLCIYYTIELLRMLEILHSVGIIHGDFKPDNLLVRYAREDLTEDTFSSRTGPWRDQGLCLVDWGKGIDLSLFPAGVEFHGDCRTSGFRCVEMQESRTWTYQVDTYGLCVIVHMMLHGSYMSIEKKVKPDGSHHYQPKSPFKRYWNVDLWKNLFSALLNVQSNGSDVPLLQSLRRSFEEYIGRNQQLINKLKHLLVKQKASLCSA